One Salvia splendens isolate huo1 chromosome 12, SspV2, whole genome shotgun sequence genomic window carries:
- the LOC121759047 gene encoding polygalacturonase-like: MDSVIQMRDDCISMEGQMTDVMIKNVKCGPCHDINIGSMGRNIEEKDVSRIAIQNCTIDNTDNGVRIKTWPSSPASLTISDLNFLDLTMINASNPVIIDQQYCPYNLCSLDVPSLAI, from the coding sequence ATGGACTCAGTCATTCAGATGCGCGATGACTGTATCTCCATGGAGGGTCAGATGACGGACGTCATGATAAAAAACGTCAAATGTGGGCCCTGCCACGACATCAACATCGGCAGTATGGGCAGGAACATCGAGGAGAAAGATGTTAGTAGAATCGCTATACAAAACTGCACCATCGATAACACCGACAATGGTGTTAGGATCAAGACATGGCCCTCGTCACCAGCCTCCTTAACAATCTCCGATTTGAATTTCCTCGATCTAACCATGATCAATGCCAGCAATCCAGTCATCATCGATCAACAATACTGCCCCTATAACCTCTGCTCTCTCGACGTACCTAGCCTAGCTATctaa
- the LOC121759048 gene encoding uncharacterized protein LOC121759048: MTAVEAQLANISTQMTSVVKAVSSMQLNPQPQIFAMVKCGLCQGGHHTDQCQMIQSQETVEDVNYIGNNRQGFSQGGQFNNNHQNWKPQQQGNWNQAGSSNNGGNQWRNNSQPPGFDKKPSLEDQMGQIFSFMSKSQKENDFFKEKTIEKFGQLEASMRNLQTQIGQLATASHTRTPGSKEQGDESKLNGRLTTGEKDKKVNETEPKKSKSSIPNDIPPPPYPFRRKKRVRQEKSFEWMMNVIRKVNVGISLVDLFTNFLRFSKFFKDMMANKEKLQDEGIVTLSTNCSQLISGIMPTKRRDPGGCIIPCEIGNTIFTKCLLDQGSGISLMALKTARAIGLEERMEPIDIALQLVDHSIVKPTGIVEEVLVKIDKFIILVYFIVLDMPEDKEVPILFGRPFLATGDVFLGAKDNSVTFRTNGEQLTINAEKAMKHPTDAKACFRVDVLDRCIFDKSCYSARIEGSVFEKGSLERDFGSTFKMSIDDMDGEQVDQLSSEELVVIDTCVADLRPSIEVPPSLS, translated from the coding sequence ATGACAGCGGTTGAGGCACAACTAGCTAATATTAGCACCCAAATGACATCGGTGGTTAAAGCAGTATCTTCCATGCAATTGAACCCACAACCTCAAATTTTTGCAATGGTTAAATGTGGACTGTGTCAAGGGGGGCATCACACAGATCAATGTCAAATGATCCAATCCCAAGAAACGGTTGAAGATGTGAATTACATAGGCAATAACCGCCAAGGTTTTAGCCAAGGGGGGCAATTCAATAACAATCATCAGAACTGGAAGCCTCAACAACAAGGGAATTGGAACCAAGCTGGGTCAAGTAATAATGGTGGGAACCAATGGCGAAACAACTCCCAACCCCCTGGTTTTGATAAGAAACCTTCACTAGAAGATCAGATGGGACAGATATTCTCTTTCATGTCAAAGAGTCAAAAAGAGAATGATTTCTTCAAAGAGAAAACAATTGAGAAGTTTGGACAACTCGAGGCTTCTATGAGGAATTTGCAAACACAAATAGGGCAGCTTGCTACAGCTTCTCATACAAGAACTCCCGGCAGCAAGGAACAAGGCGATGAATCTAAGTTAAATGGAAGACTTACAACAGGAGAGAAAGACAAAAAGGTCAATGAGACAGAACCTAAGAAGAGCAAGTCTAGTATTCCTAATGACATTCCACCTCCTCCATATCCATTCAGGAGAAAGAAGCGAGTGCGGCAAGAAAAGAGTTTtgagtggatgatgaatgtgattAGAAAGGTGAATGTAGGCATCTCATTGGTGGATCTTTTCACCAATTTCCTGAGATTCTCCAAGTTCTTCAAAGACATGATGGCGAACAAGGAGAAACTTCAGGATGAGGGGATTGTGACATTGAGCACGAATTGCTCACAACTGATATCTGGAATCATGCCGACGAAGAGAAGAGATCCAGGAGGTTGCATCATACCATGTGAAATTGGTAACACGATTTTCACAAAGTGTTTATTGGACCAAGGTTCAGGAATCTCACTGATGGCATTGAAAACGGCTCGTGCCATTGGTTTGGAAGAAAGAATGGAGCCTATCGACATCGCTCTACAATTGGTTGATCACTCCATAGTGAAGCCCACTGGAATTGTTGAGGAAGTCTTGGTTAAAATTGATAAGTTCATCATTCTCGTTTATTTTATTGTGCTTGACATGCCAGAAGATAAAGAAGTGCCCATTTTATTTGGCAGACCATTTCTAGCAACGGGAGATGTATTTCTTGGAGCAAAGGATAACTCTGTTACATTCAGAACTAATGGTGAGCAACTAACTATCAATGCTGAGAAGGCGATGAAACATCCTACTGATGCAAAGGCATGTTTTCGAGTTGATGTCTTAGACAGATGCATCTTTGATAAGTCGTGCTATTCTGCTAGAATTGAAGGAAGTGTGTTTGAAAAGGGAAGTCTGGAAAGAGACTTTGGCTCCACATTCAAGATGAGTATTGATGACATGGATGGAGAACAAGTCGATCAATTGAGCTCAGAGGAACTAGTTGTGATTGACACATGTGTTGCAGATTTGAGACCATCAATTGAAGTGCCTCCAAGCTTGAGTTGA
- the LOC121758374 gene encoding polygalacturonase-like: protein MHVITLAIFGVLLLPLSAYAAVYDVSQQGVQNGDITNALLKAWKLAVEAPTASKVLIPKGKWTLKQALLDGPNKAPIEFQVEGTVTAYSDPFDLPDKKGEWWIGMNYLHSITVSGGGIFDGNGKVAWTKNDCTKNAKCLSKRLPYNLSFNFVNNSLIKDITIKDSKYFQSNCISSNNVTFQRVKIIAPAESPNTDGIHIARSVNIKVLDSEIGTGDDCISFGDEIKDVLIKNVRCGPGHGISIGSLGKTNQEKDVTGITIDNCTFINSDNGVRIKTWPSTPSTLKVTDIKFTNLIMQNVSNPVIIDQQYCPWNMCSLDKASLVQISNLKIDNIKGTSATQDALIFSCSSSKPCQDVQIGNIDLVFSGDPKLGGATTQCQNIKYVSTGKQNPPLCVKSSDPKPVPK from the exons ATGCATGTAATCACCCTCGCAATATTTGGTGTCCTTCTATTGCCGCTTTCGGCATACGCAGCCGTCTACGATGTCAGCCAGCAGGGAGTCCAAAACGGAGATATAACCAAT GCTCTTCTGAAAGCATGGAAGCTGGCGGTGGAGGCGCCGACGGCGTCAAAGGTGTTAATACCCAAGGGTAAATGGACGCTGAAGCAGGCTCTTCTCGATGGACCCAACAAGGCCCCCATAGAGTTCCAGGTGGAAGGCACCGTGACAGCCTATTCCGACCCTTTCGACCTCCCTGACAAGAAGGGAGAATGGTGGATAGGCATGAACTACCTCCACTCCATCACTGTCTCCGGCGGGGGGATCTTTGACGGCAACGGCAAAGTCGCCTGGACCAAGAACGACTGCACCAAGAACGCCAAGTGCTTAAGTAAACGACTCCCCTACAACCTCAGCTTCAACTTCGTCAACAACTCCCTCATTAAAGACATCACCATCAAAGACAGCAAGTACTTCCAATCCAACTGCATCTCTAGCAACAACGTCACCTTCCAGCGCGTCAAGATCATCGCCCCTGCCGAAAGCCCCAACACCGATGGCATCCACATCGCCCGTAGTGTCAACATTAAGGTCCTTGACTCCGAGATTGGGACAGGCGACGACTGCATCTCCTTCGGCGATGAGATCAAAGACGTCCTCATCAAGAACGTCAGGTGTGGCCCTGGCCACGGGATCAGCATCGGCAGCCTCGGAAAAACCAACCAGGAGAAAGACGTTACTGGGATCACCATAGATAACTGCACCTTCATCAACAGCGACAATGGAGTCAGGATCAAGACCTGGCCTTCCACTCCCAGCACCTTGAAAGTCACTGATATCAAATTCACCAATCTTATCATGCAAAACGTCAGCAATCCCGTCATTATAGATCAACAATACTGCCCTTGGAATATGTGCTCCCTCGAC AAAGCATCACTGGTCCAGATTAGTAATCTGAAGATTGACAACATCAAGGGTACAAGTGCCACACAGGATGCGCTCATATTCTCTTGCAGCTCAAGTAAGCCATGTCAAGATGTGCAGATTGGAAACATTGATCTCGTGTTCTCCGGAGATCCTAAACTCGGCGGAGCCACCACCCAGTGCCAGAACATCAAGTACGTTTCCACCGGCAAACAGAATCCACCTCTCTGTGTCAAGTCCAGCGACCCTAAACCTGTACCCAAGTAG